Proteins encoded within one genomic window of Akkermansiaceae bacterium:
- the pheT gene encoding phenylalanine--tRNA ligase subunit beta, protein MKTSLNWLGSHLNLSGKSIKEIDDLFTFAGVEVEGIETKGIASEKIVVAQIMEAVQHPNADKLKVTQVDVGEGTLRQIVCGAKNYKVGDKVPCALPGAALPGGFTIDETKMRGVDSRGMLCAAEEIGLPKGEDGLLILPEDSVIGKPVKEMFDSDVLLELEVTPNRPDLLSHRGMGRELATLLRTPFLPLEIPAVEKFSEDTSVVRINATDACPLYTAVRIKGVKVQDSPAWLKKRLESIGLRPINNVVDITNFVLHELGQPLHAFDAAKVSGAIVVRHANDGEVFNALDDSKHELLSGDLLISDESGAALALGGVMGGAESGVTEETTEILLESAWFAPQGIRRTSRRTALSSDSSYRFERGVDPQGVLPASALAVKLILETAGGDASVTFISGTAPELTKPVALDEKRLNQLMGGSISLDAAEEILTRLGLSKLTDGTWDVPSFRADLQRHIDLVEEIARVHGLDNVPSRFLGAFVPQSTVDKAYDADMVLRRRLAALGLYECQTIKLISDAQVADALPLRPLQDGDIIRVKLPLSEDHAVMRPSIVPGLVASAARNVRQQQKALRFFEMGRVFRNAGGGKAKDQESETLAILVSGSTNTGGWAQTDRTADLYDLKGILGAILPNRTIRFVPKERDGFALGSDIKVDDQNIGVFARLSLAKERALDFNSAVYVAELDLAKVRKLLAGITQVEDLPQFPGSSRDAAMEIPAATANAQIEAVIAKHAEPLLTGSECFDVFTDPTGVKLPADRKSVAYRFHYRAADRTLKAEEVDAAHQKVLSALTTGLGVKFR, encoded by the coding sequence GTGGGCGAGGGGACGCTGCGGCAGATCGTCTGTGGTGCGAAGAACTACAAGGTCGGGGACAAGGTGCCCTGCGCCCTGCCCGGCGCCGCGCTGCCCGGCGGCTTCACCATCGACGAGACGAAGATGCGCGGTGTTGATTCCCGTGGCATGCTCTGCGCCGCGGAGGAGATCGGCCTGCCGAAGGGCGAGGACGGCCTGCTCATCCTGCCGGAGGATTCCGTCATCGGGAAGCCGGTGAAGGAGATGTTCGACTCCGACGTCCTGCTCGAACTGGAAGTCACGCCGAACCGCCCGGATCTCCTGAGCCACCGCGGCATGGGCCGGGAGCTGGCCACCCTCCTGCGCACGCCTTTCCTGCCGCTGGAAATCCCGGCCGTGGAGAAGTTTTCCGAAGACACCTCCGTCGTCCGCATCAATGCCACGGATGCCTGCCCGCTCTACACCGCCGTCCGCATCAAGGGCGTGAAGGTTCAGGACAGCCCGGCTTGGTTGAAAAAGCGCCTGGAATCCATCGGCCTGCGCCCGATCAACAACGTCGTCGATATAACGAACTTCGTGCTGCACGAGCTCGGCCAGCCGCTGCACGCTTTTGACGCCGCGAAGGTCAGCGGCGCGATCGTCGTCCGCCACGCCAACGACGGCGAGGTGTTCAACGCGCTCGATGACTCGAAGCACGAACTGCTTTCCGGCGACCTCCTCATTTCGGATGAATCCGGAGCCGCGCTCGCCCTCGGCGGCGTGATGGGTGGAGCGGAGAGCGGCGTCACGGAGGAAACCACGGAGATCCTGCTGGAGTCCGCCTGGTTCGCCCCGCAGGGCATCCGCCGCACCTCCCGCCGCACCGCGCTTTCCTCCGACTCTTCCTACCGCTTCGAGCGCGGGGTCGATCCGCAGGGCGTCTTGCCCGCCTCCGCGCTGGCCGTGAAGCTCATCCTGGAGACCGCGGGTGGCGATGCCAGCGTGACCTTCATCTCCGGTACCGCACCCGAGCTGACGAAGCCGGTGGCACTGGATGAGAAACGGCTCAACCAGCTCATGGGTGGCTCCATTTCACTGGATGCCGCGGAGGAAATCCTCACCCGTCTGGGCCTGTCGAAACTCACCGACGGCACCTGGGATGTCCCGTCGTTCCGTGCCGATCTCCAGCGCCACATCGACCTCGTGGAGGAGATCGCCCGCGTGCACGGACTGGACAATGTGCCCTCCCGTTTCCTCGGTGCCTTCGTGCCGCAGAGCACCGTGGACAAGGCGTATGACGCGGACATGGTCCTGCGCCGCCGCCTCGCCGCGCTCGGCCTCTACGAGTGCCAGACCATCAAGCTCATCTCTGACGCCCAGGTGGCCGATGCGCTGCCACTGCGCCCGCTGCAGGATGGCGACATCATCCGCGTGAAGCTCCCGCTCAGCGAGGACCACGCCGTCATGCGCCCCAGCATCGTCCCCGGGTTGGTCGCCAGCGCCGCGCGCAACGTGCGCCAGCAGCAGAAGGCGCTCCGCTTCTTCGAAATGGGCCGCGTGTTCCGCAATGCGGGCGGCGGCAAGGCGAAGGACCAGGAAAGCGAAACGCTGGCCATCCTCGTCTCCGGCAGCACCAACACCGGCGGCTGGGCACAGACCGACCGCACCGCGGATCTCTATGACCTGAAGGGCATCCTCGGTGCCATCCTGCCGAACCGCACCATCCGCTTCGTGCCGAAGGAACGCGATGGCTTCGCGCTCGGCAGCGACATCAAGGTGGATGACCAGAACATCGGCGTCTTCGCCCGTCTTTCGCTGGCGAAGGAACGCGCGCTCGACTTCAACTCCGCCGTGTATGTCGCGGAGCTGGATCTGGCGAAGGTGCGCAAGCTCCTGGCCGGTATCACCCAGGTGGAGGACCTGCCGCAGTTCCCGGGTTCGTCCCGCGACGCCGCGATGGAGATCCCCGCCGCCACCGCCAACGCCCAGATCGAGGCGGTGATCGCCAAGCACGCCGAGCCGCTCCTGACCGGTTCCGAATGCTTCGACGTCTTCACCGACCCGACCGGCGTGAAACTCCCCGCCGACCGCAAGTCCGTGGCCTACCGCTTCCACTACCGCGCCGCGGACCGCACGCTCAAGGCGGAGGAAGTCGATGCCGCGCACCAGAAGGTGCTCTCCGCACTGACCACCGGCCTGGGCGTGAAGTTCCGCTGA